The Deltaproteobacteria bacterium genome includes a region encoding these proteins:
- the recO gene encoding DNA repair protein RecO, translating into MRPSLTTAAIVLRARLFGESDKIVTFLTEDHGKITGIAKGAKNSRRRFVNSLEPFAQVRLHFEDRPAGKLVFLLSAELQLAYKQLSQDLDRIAYAAYLIEITDGLIGEREENRRLFEHLRAGLCHLEESGPSLRFVSSYELKLLRLAGYQPILDHCKSCAAQDFTESQWYFSLMEGGVLCAACCGARKELVPLGASAVKMLTQLQDENALAAEPVVLPARVVHEIRRTLSGFLQHHIDHEIKSAPFLRGYFAV; encoded by the coding sequence ATGCGCCCCAGCCTTACCACCGCAGCGATTGTCCTACGGGCGCGCCTGTTCGGCGAGTCCGATAAGATCGTTACGTTTCTCACTGAAGACCACGGCAAAATCACCGGCATCGCCAAAGGAGCAAAAAATTCGCGGCGCCGCTTCGTCAACTCGCTCGAGCCCTTCGCTCAGGTGCGGCTCCATTTTGAAGACCGGCCAGCAGGCAAATTGGTTTTTCTTTTGAGCGCCGAGCTGCAGCTCGCCTACAAGCAATTGAGTCAAGATCTCGACCGCATCGCCTATGCCGCCTACCTCATCGAAATCACCGACGGCCTGATTGGTGAGCGCGAAGAGAACCGGCGGCTATTCGAGCACCTGCGCGCCGGCTTGTGTCATCTCGAAGAAAGCGGTCCGTCGCTCCGATTTGTCTCGAGCTACGAGCTCAAATTGCTCCGGCTGGCTGGGTATCAACCCATTTTAGATCACTGCAAAAGCTGCGCCGCGCAGGATTTCACGGAGTCGCAGTGGTATTTCAGCCTAATGGAGGGCGGTGTTCTCTGTGCGGCGTGCTGCGGCGCGCGCAAAGAGCTCGTGCCTTTGGGCGCGAGCGCGGTCAAGATGTTGACACAGCTGCAAGACGAGAACGCACTGGCGGCGGAACCGGTAGTGCTTCCGGCGCGGGTCGTGCACGAGATCCGCCGGACGCTTTCCGGTTTTCTGCAGCATCACATCGACCACGAAATCAAGTCGGCGCCCTTTCTTCGCGGCTATTTCGCGGTATAA